The Opitutaceae bacterium genome has a window encoding:
- a CDS encoding carbamoyltransferase produces MKILGLSAFYHDSAAVLVDDGEIVAAAQEERFTRIKHDASFPARSVRFCLERAGISAAQLDHVIFYEKPLLKFDRLIETFLAEAPRGFAAFTQALPLWLQKKLHHPRLIREGLGGAFRKRPLFCEHHESHAASAFFPSPFEEAAILTLDGVGEWTTTSWGLGRGNRIELKAEHPFPHSLGLLYSAFTYHCGFRVNSGEYKLMGLAPYGRPIYRDLILSHLVEVRPDGSYRLNLEYFGFTRDLRMTNAAFDRLVGGPPRKPEEPLEQRHLDLAASIQAVTEETVLRLACTVRERSGMSRLCLAGGVALNCVANGRVFREAGFEDIWIQPAAGDAGGALGAALFAHHQLFGAERHVRTGDAQKGSFLGPSFAASQIESALRAEGAVLHRLEETSLYEQVASRIARGEVVAWFQGAMEFGPRALGNRSILGDPRDPAMQRRMNLKIKFRESFRPFAPAVLREEVGRWFSVPDSFDNAYMLVVAQVREEHRLPVPDGVAGLELQRHPASTLPAVTHVDGSARVQTVDQVRNPRFHALLAEFRRQTGCPVLINTSFNVRGEPIVCSVEDAYRCFLASDVDVLVVGDFVVNRNEQPQANLARARDHASHFAPD; encoded by the coding sequence ATGAAGATTCTCGGTCTCTCCGCATTCTACCACGATTCGGCGGCAGTCCTGGTCGATGACGGAGAGATCGTCGCGGCGGCGCAGGAGGAACGGTTCACGCGGATCAAGCACGATGCATCCTTTCCCGCCCGGTCCGTGCGTTTTTGCCTGGAGAGGGCCGGTATCTCCGCTGCGCAGCTCGATCATGTCATTTTCTACGAGAAACCGCTCCTGAAGTTTGATCGACTGATCGAAACATTCCTCGCCGAGGCACCCAGGGGATTTGCCGCATTCACGCAGGCGCTCCCGCTCTGGCTTCAGAAAAAGCTCCATCACCCGCGCTTGATCCGCGAGGGACTTGGCGGGGCCTTTCGCAAGCGGCCGCTGTTTTGCGAGCACCACGAGTCGCACGCAGCCAGCGCTTTCTTTCCTTCGCCGTTCGAAGAGGCCGCAATCCTGACGCTGGATGGCGTGGGGGAATGGACCACCACAAGCTGGGGCCTTGGACGAGGTAACCGCATCGAGCTCAAGGCCGAGCACCCTTTTCCCCATTCCCTCGGGCTGTTGTATTCAGCTTTCACCTACCATTGCGGTTTTCGGGTCAACAGTGGCGAGTACAAGCTGATGGGCCTGGCACCCTACGGCCGACCGATTTATCGCGACCTGATCCTCTCTCACCTGGTGGAGGTGCGCCCCGACGGCTCATACCGGCTGAATCTTGAGTATTTTGGCTTCACTCGAGACCTGCGGATGACCAACGCTGCCTTTGACCGTCTTGTCGGGGGACCCCCGCGGAAACCGGAGGAACCGCTTGAGCAAAGGCACCTGGATCTCGCAGCGTCGATTCAGGCCGTGACCGAGGAGACGGTCCTGAGGCTTGCGTGCACGGTTCGCGAGAGGAGTGGGATGTCCCGACTGTGCCTCGCGGGCGGTGTCGCCCTGAACTGCGTCGCCAACGGGCGCGTCTTCCGCGAAGCCGGTTTTGAGGACATTTGGATCCAGCCCGCTGCGGGTGATGCCGGGGGGGCACTTGGTGCGGCTTTGTTTGCCCATCATCAGCTGTTTGGGGCCGAGCGACACGTGCGCACTGGAGACGCCCAAAAGGGTTCGTTTCTGGGGCCGTCGTTTGCAGCGTCCCAGATCGAGTCCGCCCTACGAGCCGAAGGCGCGGTTCTTCATCGGTTGGAGGAGACGAGCCTCTACGAACAGGTCGCTTCCCGCATCGCCCGAGGGGAGGTGGTTGCCTGGTTTCAGGGAGCAATGGAGTTTGGCCCGCGTGCGCTTGGAAACCGGTCCATCCTTGGAGACCCGCGCGATCCCGCCATGCAGCGGCGAATGAACCTCAAGATCAAGTTCAGGGAGTCCTTCCGACCCTTTGCGCCCGCTGTCCTCCGCGAAGAGGTGGGTCGTTGGTTTTCGGTGCCCGATTCCTTCGACAATGCCTACATGCTTGTCGTGGCGCAGGTTCGTGAGGAGCACCGCCTGCCTGTGCCGGATGGGGTGGCGGGCCTTGAACTCCAGCGCCACCCGGCGTCCACCCTGCCGGCGGTGACGCACGTGGATGGCTCAGCCCGGGTGCAAACGGTTGATCAGGTCAGGAACCCGCGCTTCCACGCCTTGCTGGCGGAGTTCAGGAGGCAGACCGGATGCCCTGTTCTCATCAACACGAGCTTCAATGTGCGTGGCGAACCGATCGTCTGCTCGGTGGAGGACGCGTACCGATGTTTCCTCGCCTCCGATGTCGATGTGCTGGTGGTGGGCGATTTTGTGGTGAATCGCAACGAGCAGCCACAGGCCAACCTCGCGCGTGCTCGGGATCACGCATCACACTTCGCGCCCGACTGA
- a CDS encoding SxtJ family membrane protein — translation MPLLSINRSLPPGQLRLFGVVCLGVLGIMAWRTGAFGGSTTAAAICGVVACVVLAGFVSIPWMRRLLIAVSWVTFPIGLVLSYLILAVVFYLVFTPIGIVMRLGGRDVLRRKSIDRAESFWIPRKAQRTLKSYLEQF, via the coding sequence ATGCCACTGCTTTCGATCAATCGTTCCCTCCCTCCTGGCCAACTGCGCCTGTTCGGCGTCGTCTGCCTCGGCGTCTTGGGGATTATGGCGTGGCGAACCGGTGCCTTTGGCGGAAGCACGACCGCTGCTGCGATCTGCGGTGTGGTGGCGTGCGTCGTTCTCGCAGGATTTGTGTCAATTCCCTGGATGCGACGGCTGTTAATCGCGGTGAGCTGGGTCACTTTTCCCATCGGCCTGGTACTCTCCTACCTCATTCTGGCGGTGGTTTTCTATCTGGTGTTCACCCCAATTGGCATCGTGATGCGGCTCGGCGGGCGGGATGTCCTTCGCCGCAAGTCCATAGATCGAGCGGAAAGCTTCTGGATTCCCCGCAAGGCTCAGCGCACACTCAAGTCGTACTTGGAACAATTCTAG
- a CDS encoding DUF5989 family protein codes for MKSDEQKQFEEQAAAADPGIIRSFFAFLKENKKWWMIPILFVLGLLVALVFLGSTGVAPFIYTLF; via the coding sequence GTGAAATCCGACGAACAGAAGCAATTTGAGGAACAGGCCGCAGCCGCCGACCCAGGGATCATCCGTTCGTTTTTCGCGTTCCTTAAAGAGAACAAGAAGTGGTGGATGATCCCGATTCTCTTTGTGCTGGGGCTTCTCGTTGCGTTGGTTTTTCTTGGTTCCACCGGAGTCGCTCCCTTTATCTACACGCTCTTCTAG
- a CDS encoding PQQ-binding-like beta-propeller repeat protein: MLLPNPSPAALAALFLASALTLSAGAQFRSTPDGRGVESARGPESLQLRWKHQTQGPVISSPVTAGALVFFGSHDNQLRAVEARTGRLQWSYTTGGDIASAPAVADGLVVALSRDGKCHAVDAASGTAIWTFETGGESRYTRPGVCYTQPFTETVPDPWDLFLSSPVISQGKVVFGSGDSHLYALDLKTGALLWKFKTGDVVHASPVAADGVVYCGSFDKTFYALDEKTGALIWSFKTGSDDARHLMEGILSAAVVAEGSVYFGARDAKFYCLDAKTGTPRWVYDAGGTWIVASPVYLEGRVYFCTSDSHVFIGLDATTGKEVSRGSFKGFGLSSPIIAGKTAYVGSFAGECYAFDLVTGKLTSVFSTPGQIARQDAIFDSNGAVRNEVFVGCDSLDDTIVAIRTKLFSVGTMISSPTVADGIVFIGSADGHLYALGEPAAESASPK; the protein is encoded by the coding sequence ATGTTACTCCCCAACCCCTCCCCTGCAGCCCTCGCAGCCCTTTTCCTTGCCTCCGCGTTGACGCTTTCCGCTGGCGCGCAATTCCGCAGCACCCCAGATGGGCGTGGCGTCGAGTCCGCCCGAGGCCCAGAAAGCCTCCAATTGCGCTGGAAGCACCAGACACAAGGCCCCGTGATCTCCTCCCCCGTCACCGCCGGTGCACTGGTCTTCTTTGGCAGCCATGACAACCAGCTCCGCGCCGTGGAGGCAAGGACCGGCAGGCTGCAGTGGTCCTACACGACCGGCGGAGACATTGCTTCCGCTCCCGCAGTTGCCGATGGCCTTGTGGTCGCGCTGAGCCGCGACGGGAAATGCCATGCAGTGGACGCAGCCTCTGGGACAGCGATCTGGACGTTCGAAACCGGCGGAGAAAGCAGGTACACACGGCCGGGGGTCTGCTATACACAGCCCTTCACGGAAACTGTGCCCGACCCATGGGACTTGTTCCTTTCGTCGCCGGTGATTTCGCAGGGCAAGGTCGTATTTGGGAGTGGAGATTCCCACCTTTATGCCCTCGACCTGAAAACCGGAGCGCTACTTTGGAAGTTCAAGACGGGCGATGTGGTACACGCCTCACCCGTCGCGGCTGACGGGGTTGTATATTGCGGGAGCTTCGACAAGACGTTCTACGCACTGGATGAGAAGACCGGCGCCCTCATCTGGTCGTTCAAGACAGGCAGCGACGACGCGCGTCACCTGATGGAAGGGATTCTCAGCGCGGCCGTCGTCGCTGAAGGCAGTGTTTACTTCGGGGCACGCGACGCGAAATTCTACTGCCTCGATGCCAAGACGGGAACGCCAAGGTGGGTCTATGATGCAGGTGGCACCTGGATCGTTGCTTCGCCCGTTTACCTCGAGGGCCGGGTGTATTTCTGCACTTCCGACAGCCATGTCTTCATCGGCCTCGACGCCACGACCGGGAAAGAGGTTTCCCGTGGCTCATTCAAGGGCTTCGGACTTTCCTCACCAATCATTGCCGGGAAGACCGCATACGTCGGCAGCTTCGCGGGCGAGTGTTATGCCTTCGACCTGGTGACGGGGAAGCTCACCAGCGTGTTTTCCACCCCCGGACAAATCGCCAGGCAGGACGCGATCTTTGATTCGAACGGCGCGGTGCGGAATGAGGTGTTCGTAGGTTGCGACTCCCTCGACGACACCATCGTCGCAATCCGCACGAAACTCTTCTCCGTTGGCACGATGATCTCGTCGCCAACGGTCGCGGATGGCATCGTCTTTATCGGAAGTGCAGACGGCCACTTGTACGCGCTGGGTGAACCGGCTGCCGAATCCGCTTCGCCGAAGTGA
- a CDS encoding tetratricopeptide repeat protein: MSLSPNPLSRPWVQRLLLLCFGIGVAVALVSLAELGLGLAGVGKDLRLFIPDEQPGYHRTNPDFSSVFTPASFGLQPAPFKIATKKPGGTKRVFVVGESAVMGVPSPEFGIVPQLRALLRAQHPGANVEVYNIGITAINSHVLVWAVRDLVEFEPDLVVFYTGNNEVVGPYGPGSFYASEAPPLWLARLSARVKRTRVAQLLSQLVSRGKAEPRWGGMQMFAEHSVTADDKRLSQVFANFRENLETMVTDAQASGAEVILATVVANLTDCAPFASASREDLTQSQRTRWQQLFQEGVAAWRLGKTAAAEARLQDARELDPGHATTWWILGRLALERGQISEARRAFREAMHRDTLRFRPDARINDAIRSVAAANVRITLVDTATLMGYEGENPERLPGGEAFYEHVHFTLKGAHEVAAHLARAAAPILRPGSAVGISPDLESTARAVGWNPFAAHRSYRVIHAQGSLAPFTGQVTFVEDCWRRQQELDRVLAPFLDPATGKPKREATDGVIAALTRAIEADPANPDLLRLRMEVLLLAEQPNAAASDLKAWEKLVPATGGAAVQRAQVLTLNNQRSEAIRHLRLAAANEQHTSLALVALAQSLAEDVRASEARELLSKRLAMGSPDGKVAALLADLLAGAGDSGGAAAILGQHLEWEPSDSAALEHLCQLLDTAGDTEGVRAWRMKLAEAQRHNVANAMFVAEAHQAAGNSAEAFRFIEAACATGYADSTAFILYAQALSERGDIANTVVNLMRARDRAEAVGNRTAAREIVGLLDYYQTQLPF; this comes from the coding sequence ATGTCCTTGTCCCCCAATCCGCTGAGTCGCCCCTGGGTGCAGCGCCTCCTGCTCCTGTGCTTCGGCATCGGGGTGGCGGTCGCGCTCGTATCTCTGGCAGAGCTTGGCCTCGGCTTGGCTGGCGTCGGAAAGGATCTGCGCCTCTTCATACCGGACGAGCAGCCCGGATATCATCGGACCAACCCTGACTTCAGCTCAGTCTTCACGCCCGCCTCGTTTGGACTTCAGCCGGCGCCATTCAAGATCGCGACGAAGAAGCCCGGCGGCACCAAACGGGTCTTCGTTGTGGGCGAATCCGCTGTAATGGGCGTGCCATCACCGGAATTTGGAATCGTACCCCAACTCCGCGCCCTCCTGCGTGCGCAACATCCCGGCGCAAACGTCGAGGTCTATAACATCGGAATCACCGCCATCAATTCACACGTCCTCGTCTGGGCAGTGCGCGACCTGGTGGAATTTGAACCTGATCTGGTCGTCTTCTACACGGGGAACAACGAAGTCGTGGGCCCCTACGGCCCAGGATCATTCTATGCCTCTGAGGCACCGCCGCTCTGGCTCGCAAGGCTGAGCGCCCGCGTGAAGCGAACGCGCGTCGCCCAACTCCTGTCGCAGCTCGTCTCGCGTGGAAAGGCAGAGCCTCGCTGGGGAGGCATGCAGATGTTTGCGGAACATTCCGTGACGGCGGACGACAAGCGGCTGTCGCAGGTGTTCGCGAATTTCCGGGAAAACCTGGAAACAATGGTCACGGACGCGCAGGCTTCTGGAGCCGAGGTGATTCTCGCCACCGTCGTCGCCAATCTGACGGACTGCGCTCCGTTCGCTTCGGCATCGCGCGAGGACCTGACTCAGTCCCAACGCACCCGCTGGCAACAGCTCTTCCAGGAAGGTGTGGCGGCTTGGAGACTTGGCAAAACCGCAGCAGCCGAAGCACGCCTTCAGGACGCTCGCGAGCTTGACCCCGGCCACGCCACCACCTGGTGGATCCTGGGTCGGCTCGCACTCGAGCGAGGACAAATAAGCGAGGCCCGGCGCGCGTTCCGGGAAGCCATGCACCGGGACACCCTGCGCTTCCGGCCTGACGCACGGATCAACGACGCCATCCGCAGCGTGGCCGCCGCGAATGTACGTATCACTCTTGTGGATACAGCCACGCTCATGGGTTACGAAGGAGAGAATCCCGAGCGCCTGCCGGGCGGCGAGGCCTTTTATGAGCACGTGCATTTCACCCTGAAGGGTGCGCATGAGGTGGCCGCGCACCTGGCAAGGGCGGCTGCGCCAATCCTGCGCCCCGGTTCAGCCGTCGGCATTTCCCCCGACCTGGAGTCCACGGCGCGGGCAGTGGGTTGGAACCCATTCGCCGCCCATCGAAGCTATCGCGTCATCCATGCACAGGGTTCACTGGCGCCGTTTACCGGCCAGGTGACCTTTGTCGAGGACTGTTGGAGACGCCAACAGGAACTCGACCGCGTGCTCGCACCGTTCCTTGACCCCGCCACGGGAAAACCCAAGCGCGAGGCCACCGATGGGGTCATCGCCGCGCTGACGCGGGCGATCGAGGCGGACCCAGCCAATCCAGATCTCCTGCGCCTGCGTATGGAGGTGCTGCTCTTGGCCGAGCAACCGAATGCCGCAGCCTCCGACCTCAAAGCCTGGGAGAAACTGGTACCGGCAACGGGCGGCGCCGCCGTACAACGCGCCCAGGTGCTCACGCTCAACAACCAGCGCAGCGAAGCGATCCGGCACCTGCGACTCGCCGCCGCCAATGAACAACATACCTCCCTCGCGCTTGTTGCCCTCGCCCAATCGCTCGCCGAAGACGTGCGCGCCTCGGAGGCGAGGGAGCTGCTTTCCAAGCGACTGGCCATGGGAAGTCCAGACGGCAAGGTGGCGGCTCTGCTCGCCGACCTCCTCGCGGGAGCTGGCGATTCAGGAGGCGCGGCCGCGATCCTGGGTCAACACCTCGAATGGGAACCTTCAGACTCAGCCGCTCTTGAGCACCTCTGCCAATTGCTCGACACCGCAGGTGATACGGAGGGTGTCCGGGCGTGGAGAATGAAGCTGGCAGAAGCCCAACGGCACAATGTCGCCAACGCCATGTTCGTGGCCGAAGCTCACCAGGCGGCGGGCAATTCCGCGGAAGCATTCCGCTTCATCGAAGCGGCATGTGCAACCGGCTATGCCGACTCGACCGCGTTTATCCTGTACGCGCAGGCGCTCTCCGAACGGGGAGACATCGCAAATACAGTCGTGAATCTCATGCGTGCTCGAGACCGTGCGGAGGCCGTGGGAAACCGCACGGCCGCCCGTGAAATTGTCGGACTTCTCGACTACTACCAAACTCAGCTCCCCTTCTAG
- a CDS encoding SUF system NifU family Fe-S cluster assembly protein: MSDLNDLYQSVILDHNKRPRNRGKLPTANRVATGDNPTCGDNCTVYLRVEGGRVAGIGFEGSGCAISQASASLMTTQLKGKNLAEAEQTFSRFSAIVKTGQAPEEFDELAAFAGVHAFPARIKCATLSWHAALEALKQPDQPSQI, encoded by the coding sequence ATGAGCGACCTGAACGACCTTTACCAGTCCGTCATCCTTGACCACAATAAGCGCCCCCGTAACCGCGGCAAGCTGCCGACGGCCAACCGTGTGGCGACGGGCGACAACCCCACCTGCGGAGACAACTGCACCGTTTACCTCCGCGTGGAGGGAGGTCGGGTAGCTGGCATCGGGTTTGAAGGGTCTGGCTGCGCAATCTCGCAGGCCTCGGCTTCGCTGATGACCACGCAGTTGAAGGGCAAAAACCTGGCGGAGGCGGAACAGACCTTCTCGCGCTTTTCGGCCATTGTGAAGACCGGCCAGGCCCCGGAAGAGTTCGACGAACTTGCCGCCTTTGCCGGCGTGCACGCCTTCCCGGCGCGCATCAAGTGTGCAACTCTTTCATGGCACGCGGCCCTCGAGGCGCTCAAGCAGCCTGATCAGCCTTCCCAAATATGA
- a CDS encoding cysteine desulfurase — MKSFAHVRDDFPTLHQLVAGKPLVYLDNAATTHKPRAVIDALTRYYERDNSNVHRGLHALSMRATDGYEAARERVARFLNASESAEVIFIRGTTESINLVAQSWGVANLRAGDVILLTEMEHHSNLVPWQLVAQRTGAEIQYVPVVGADAELGLDLEAVDRLLTPRVKVFAFTHISNTLGVINPAAELCRKAKAVGAITVIDGAQSIGHEPVDVRALGCDFFAFSGHKMAGPTGIGALFGRKALLDAMPPWQGGGGMITSVEYTGSKWKTPPERFEAGTPNVADAIALHAGMDYLDALGREAVAEHDRFLSRKAYDALQTIPGIRILGPRGERAGLVSFALKDAHAHDVVTFADQDGIALRGGHHCNQPLMKKLGLPSTARASFYVYNTEEEIAALVKSLQRIVKFFS; from the coding sequence ATGAAGTCGTTCGCTCACGTCCGAGATGATTTTCCGACCCTGCACCAACTGGTGGCGGGCAAGCCGCTTGTCTACCTCGACAATGCGGCGACGACTCACAAGCCACGGGCGGTGATTGACGCGCTTACGCGGTACTATGAACGGGACAATAGCAACGTCCATCGCGGCCTGCACGCGCTTTCGATGCGCGCGACTGATGGTTATGAAGCGGCGCGCGAGCGGGTGGCACGTTTCCTCAACGCGTCCGAGAGCGCCGAAGTGATCTTCATTCGCGGCACGACGGAAAGCATCAACCTGGTGGCCCAAAGCTGGGGCGTAGCGAATTTGCGCGCGGGTGATGTGATTTTACTCACCGAGATGGAGCACCATTCAAATCTCGTGCCCTGGCAGTTGGTCGCTCAGCGAACCGGCGCCGAGATCCAGTACGTGCCAGTGGTGGGGGCCGATGCCGAACTCGGGTTGGACCTCGAGGCGGTGGACCGCCTGCTCACCCCACGCGTGAAGGTCTTCGCCTTCACCCATATCTCCAACACCCTCGGGGTGATTAATCCTGCAGCCGAATTATGCCGGAAGGCGAAGGCAGTGGGTGCGATCACGGTGATCGATGGGGCACAGTCGATCGGCCATGAGCCCGTGGACGTGCGGGCGCTCGGTTGTGACTTTTTTGCTTTTTCCGGCCACAAGATGGCCGGCCCGACCGGCATCGGTGCACTTTTTGGCAGGAAGGCGCTCCTCGATGCGATGCCGCCTTGGCAGGGTGGCGGTGGGATGATCACTTCCGTCGAATACACCGGCAGCAAATGGAAAACTCCACCCGAACGGTTCGAAGCCGGAACGCCCAATGTCGCGGACGCGATCGCGTTGCACGCCGGCATGGACTACCTCGACGCGCTTGGTCGAGAGGCAGTTGCGGAGCATGATCGCTTCCTCTCGCGTAAGGCCTATGATGCGCTTCAGACGATTCCCGGCATCCGAATTCTTGGGCCTCGCGGCGAACGAGCCGGATTGGTGAGTTTTGCCCTCAAGGACGCACATGCCCACGATGTCGTGACGTTCGCGGACCAGGATGGCATCGCCTTGCGTGGTGGTCACCATTGCAACCAGCCGCTTATGAAAAAGCTGGGTCTCCCGAGTACAGCGCGCGCGAGCTTCTACGTGTACAACACCGAGGAAGAGATCGCGGCGCTGGTGAAGTCCCTCCAGCGAATCGTGAAGTTTTTCTCGTGA
- a CDS encoding anaerobic ribonucleoside-triphosphate reductase activating protein, protein MKIGGFHKHSVTDYPGHKAAVIYTQGCNWRCPYCFYRSFVIPSRFQPSLPEDDILRCLADARSDIDAVVITGGEPTIQPCLSDFLRRVKKLGFKIKLETHGGRPAVLAELISEKLLDYIALDIKGPLHHYSRYVGTEVDPGIIELSLDLVLNSGVEYEIRTTLVGGLHTVEEVRAMAPMLAGSRRVALQAFKPPPGAKTGTLHSPSPDLFHAAGEILRDKVEELVVRV, encoded by the coding sequence ATGAAGATCGGCGGCTTTCATAAGCACTCAGTAACCGACTACCCCGGCCATAAGGCAGCGGTCATCTACACCCAGGGCTGCAACTGGAGATGTCCGTACTGTTTTTACCGTTCGTTTGTCATCCCAAGCCGCTTCCAGCCGTCTTTGCCGGAAGATGACATCCTTCGCTGCCTGGCAGACGCGCGCTCGGATATCGATGCGGTGGTGATCACGGGAGGTGAGCCGACGATCCAGCCCTGCCTGTCCGATTTCCTGCGCCGCGTGAAAAAACTCGGGTTCAAAATCAAACTTGAGACTCACGGCGGAAGACCGGCGGTCCTTGCGGAGCTCATCTCTGAAAAACTTCTCGATTACATCGCGCTCGATATCAAAGGACCTCTGCATCACTACTCTCGCTACGTGGGCACGGAAGTCGACCCGGGCATAATCGAACTGAGCCTCGACCTGGTGCTCAACTCAGGTGTGGAATACGAGATCCGCACGACGCTCGTCGGCGGCTTGCACACAGTCGAGGAAGTACGCGCGATGGCGCCAATGCTGGCCGGCAGCCGGCGTGTCGCGCTCCAGGCATTCAAACCACCTCCGGGAGCGAAGACAGGCACCTTGCATTCACCGTCCCCAGACCTCTTTCACGCCGCCGGTGAGATCCTCCGTGATAAGGTCGAAGAGCTGGTGGTCAGGGTTTAG
- a CDS encoding 6-carboxytetrahydropterin synthase, whose translation MPYRVCKTFEVENGHMLSKHPDKCRFPHGHSRVVEVVLVAESLDANDMVCDFKAIKAAVEGFIDRFDHALCVNTQDPQFAALRAAHGEQIIPFEAIDPTTEVMARVIFDEMKRRLSSSFEGPYRIPPGVRVERVRVGETSSSWAEYFEA comes from the coding sequence ATGCCCTACCGCGTCTGCAAAACCTTCGAGGTCGAAAACGGCCACATGCTTTCGAAGCATCCTGACAAGTGTCGTTTTCCACATGGCCACAGCCGTGTGGTGGAGGTCGTGCTGGTTGCGGAGTCGTTGGATGCCAATGACATGGTATGTGATTTCAAAGCGATCAAAGCCGCCGTAGAAGGATTTATAGATCGTTTCGACCACGCCCTGTGTGTGAACACTCAGGACCCGCAGTTCGCGGCGCTCCGTGCGGCGCACGGCGAGCAGATCATCCCGTTCGAGGCGATCGATCCCACAACGGAAGTCATGGCCCGGGTCATCTTTGACGAGATGAAGCGCCGCCTGTCATCCTCTTTCGAGGGCCCTTACCGCATTCCTCCCGGTGTGCGCGTCGAGCGCGTGAGAGTGGGGGAGACGAGTTCCAGCTGGGCGGAGTACTTTGAAGCGTGA
- a CDS encoding aminotransferase class I/II-fold pyridoxal phosphate-dependent enzyme: MPSTSRRTSVFTESLIREMTRVALQHGAVNLSQGFPDDDPPAALIEAARDAMTAGRHQYAITWGSPELREALAAKITRFTGATVDPQRELVVTCGATEAMIAAMMTVCDPGDRVGMFSPYYENYNADAILTGATPVHVRLHPPSYQFDPAELRSAFASGLKAFILCNPSNPCGRVFTRDELLQIASLAEEFDTFVITDEVYEHLVFPPHRHTYFATFPGMADRTISCSSLSKTFSITGWRLGYLWAPASIIAQARKVHDFLTVGAAAPLQHAVVTALGFPASYYEGLSAEYAQRRDILCGYLDRTGLPYSRPEGAYFVMVDVSTLGFASDIECSHWMAREIGVAPVPGSSFFPYPENRYVRLNFAKRPATLHAAGERLLKLG, encoded by the coding sequence ATGCCTTCCACCTCCCGCCGCACTTCCGTCTTCACTGAATCCTTGATCCGGGAGATGACCCGCGTGGCGCTTCAACACGGTGCGGTGAACCTTTCGCAAGGATTTCCGGATGACGACCCACCGGCCGCTTTGATCGAAGCGGCTCGGGACGCAATGACAGCAGGGAGGCACCAATACGCCATCACATGGGGCTCGCCCGAACTCCGGGAAGCCTTGGCAGCCAAGATCACTCGGTTTACGGGCGCGACAGTAGACCCGCAGCGCGAACTCGTCGTCACCTGCGGGGCCACGGAGGCTATGATCGCGGCGATGATGACGGTGTGCGACCCGGGGGACCGCGTGGGCATGTTCTCGCCATACTATGAGAACTACAACGCCGATGCCATCCTGACGGGAGCCACGCCAGTGCACGTAAGACTTCACCCGCCCTCCTATCAGTTTGACCCTGCCGAACTGCGGTCAGCCTTCGCCTCCGGCCTCAAGGCCTTCATCCTTTGCAACCCGTCGAATCCCTGCGGTCGCGTTTTCACCCGTGACGAACTGCTCCAGATTGCGTCGCTCGCGGAGGAATTCGACACGTTTGTGATCACGGATGAGGTGTATGAACACCTCGTTTTCCCACCTCACCGGCACACGTACTTCGCCACCTTTCCCGGCATGGCGGACCGGACGATCAGCTGTTCGTCGCTCTCCAAGACTTTCTCGATCACGGGTTGGAGGCTCGGCTATCTTTGGGCGCCCGCAAGCATCATCGCGCAAGCCCGGAAGGTGCATGATTTCCTAACGGTCGGTGCTGCTGCACCGCTCCAGCATGCCGTCGTCACTGCTCTTGGGTTTCCCGCATCCTACTACGAAGGGCTCTCCGCCGAGTACGCCCAGCGACGCGATATCCTCTGCGGCTACCTCGATCGCACCGGGCTGCCGTATTCACGCCCGGAGGGAGCCTACTTTGTGATGGTCGATGTCTCCACGCTTGGGTTCGCCTCGGACATCGAATGCTCCCATTGGATGGCGCGGGAGATCGGCGTCGCGCCCGTGCCCGGCTCAAGTTTCTTTCCGTATCCAGAAAATAGATACGTCAGGCTGAATTTTGCGAAGCGTCCGGCGACCCTGCACGCCGCGGGGGAGAGGCTTCTGAAGTTGGGGTGA